Proteins encoded within one genomic window of Tidjanibacter massiliensis:
- a CDS encoding BlaI/MecI/CopY family transcriptional regulator — translation MEKLTRREEEIMTRFWERGALFVKELQELYAEPKPHFNTLSTMVRGLEAKGFLSHRAYGNTYQYYPLVTEEQFRSGTLRGVISKYFHDSYLNAVSTLVREEKISVEELRELIERIEKGKE, via the coding sequence ATGGAAAAACTGACACGCAGAGAAGAAGAAATCATGACCCGTTTCTGGGAACGGGGCGCCTTGTTCGTCAAAGAGCTGCAAGAGCTTTATGCCGAACCGAAGCCCCATTTCAATACGCTCTCCACCATGGTACGGGGGCTCGAAGCCAAAGGGTTCCTCTCTCACCGCGCCTACGGCAATACCTATCAATACTACCCGCTCGTCACCGAGGAACAGTTTCGCAGCGGCACGCTCCGGGGCGTCATCAGCAAATACTTTCACGACTCCTACTTAAACGCCGTATCGACCCTCGTCCGCGAGGAGAAAATCTCCGTGGAAGAACTGCGGGAACTGATAGAAAGAATAGAAAAAGGAAAGGAATAG
- a CDS encoding GNAT family N-acetyltransferase — translation MTDKKERPAHDAYDIVPAKAADYPMLVDIWEASVRATHTFLAEADLQRLRSRLATDYFPAVELHMLLTDGRPVGFAGLSGDNLEMLFVHPDFFGRGLGRALLSFAIREKGVTRVDVNEQNKRAEGFYRAHGFRTTSRDETDADGLPYPILHMALRQ, via the coding sequence ATGACAGACAAAAAAGAACGACCCGCACACGACGCATACGACATCGTCCCGGCCAAAGCGGCCGACTATCCGATGCTGGTCGACATTTGGGAGGCATCGGTCCGGGCGACGCACACGTTCCTCGCCGAAGCAGACCTGCAACGGCTCCGCAGCCGACTCGCTACGGACTATTTTCCCGCCGTCGAACTCCACATGCTTCTCACCGACGGCCGACCTGTCGGATTCGCCGGCCTGTCGGGCGACAACCTCGAAATGCTCTTCGTACATCCCGACTTTTTCGGCCGCGGACTGGGACGGGCATTGCTCTCCTTCGCCATCCGCGAAAAGGGGGTGACACGAGTGGATGTCAATGAACAGAACAAACGGGCGGAGGGCTTCTACCGGGCACACGGCTTCCGCACGACCTCGCGCGACGAAACCGACGCCGACGGACTTCCCTACCCCATCCTGCACATGGCCCTGCGGCAGTAG
- the prfA gene encoding peptide chain release factor 1, with the protein MADNNILNRLDGLKLKFEEIGQQMTDPEVIGDMKKFVQLNKEYKELKPIIETSERYRTAVNNLREAKDILANEKDEDLREMAREEVAELEPAIDRLEEEIKLLLIPKDPQDEKNAIVEIRGGTGGDEAALFAGDLLRMYTKYAESKGWKYEINSASEGSSGGYKEVVMKVTGDNVYGTLKYESGVHRVQRVPQTETQGRVHTSAASVAVLPEAEEFDIELNMNDIRKDTFCSSGPGGQSVNTTYSAIRLTHIPTGIVVQCQDQKSQLKNFDKALEELRTRIFNLEYQKYLDEIAGKRKTMVSTGDRSAKIRTYNYPQGRVTDHRINYTIYNLSSFMDGDIQDVIDHLIVAENAERLKESEL; encoded by the coding sequence ATGGCAGACAACAACATACTGAACAGGCTCGACGGCCTGAAACTGAAATTCGAGGAGATAGGGCAGCAGATGACCGACCCCGAAGTGATAGGCGACATGAAGAAATTCGTGCAGCTCAACAAGGAGTACAAGGAGCTGAAGCCCATCATCGAGACGAGCGAACGGTACCGCACGGCGGTGAACAACCTGCGCGAGGCGAAGGACATCCTCGCCAACGAAAAGGATGAAGACCTGCGCGAAATGGCCCGCGAGGAGGTGGCGGAACTCGAACCCGCCATCGACCGGCTCGAAGAGGAAATCAAACTGCTGCTCATTCCCAAAGACCCGCAGGACGAGAAGAACGCTATCGTGGAGATACGCGGCGGCACGGGAGGCGACGAGGCGGCCCTCTTCGCCGGCGACCTGCTGCGCATGTACACCAAATATGCGGAAAGCAAAGGCTGGAAATACGAGATAAACAGCGCTTCGGAGGGAAGTTCGGGCGGTTACAAGGAGGTCGTGATGAAGGTCACGGGCGACAACGTTTACGGAACTCTCAAGTACGAATCGGGCGTACACCGCGTGCAGCGCGTGCCGCAGACCGAAACGCAGGGCCGCGTCCACACCTCGGCCGCATCGGTAGCGGTGCTGCCGGAGGCGGAGGAGTTCGACATCGAGCTGAACATGAACGACATCCGCAAGGATACGTTCTGCTCGTCGGGCCCCGGCGGCCAGTCGGTCAATACCACCTACTCGGCCATCCGCCTGACACACATCCCTACGGGCATCGTCGTACAGTGCCAGGACCAGAAGTCGCAGCTCAAGAACTTCGACAAGGCCCTCGAAGAGCTGCGCACGCGCATCTTCAACCTCGAATACCAGAAGTATCTCGACGAGATAGCAGGCAAGCGCAAAACGATGGTTTCGACGGGTGACCGAAGTGCCAAGATACGCACCTACAACTACCCGCAGGGCCGCGTCACCGACCACCGCATCAACTATACGATATACAACCTCTCGTCGTTCATGGACGGCGACATACAGGATGTCATCGACCACCTGATAGTGGCCGAAAATGCGGAGCGTCTGAAAGAAAGCGAACTCTGA
- a CDS encoding NUDIX hydrolase codes for MQIIWYENKALVFKSGDAEADIPCVRGGTGSDLSPANLLQKFDNNNILYVLSENPRHAFETFLSHTTVVEAAGGVVEDGTGRILMMRRRGWWDLPKGHVEKGESHEEAALREVAEETGLRQVRLLGPLTTTRHFYRMHGRWETKCTWWYGMRCEGDETPVPQTEEDITETRWMQGTELWQAVAGSYGTIREVFDAWTKKE; via the coding sequence ATGCAGATAATCTGGTACGAAAATAAAGCATTGGTATTCAAATCGGGTGATGCCGAAGCGGACATTCCCTGCGTTCGCGGCGGCACAGGCTCCGACTTGAGCCCCGCAAATTTGCTGCAAAAATTCGACAATAACAACATCCTCTACGTATTGTCGGAGAACCCCCGACACGCCTTCGAAACTTTCCTCAGCCACACGACCGTCGTGGAGGCCGCCGGCGGAGTCGTCGAAGACGGCACCGGGCGCATCCTCATGATGCGGCGACGCGGTTGGTGGGACCTTCCCAAAGGACACGTCGAAAAGGGAGAAAGCCATGAAGAGGCCGCCCTGCGCGAAGTGGCCGAAGAGACGGGGCTGCGGCAGGTGCGGCTGCTCGGTCCGCTGACGACGACCCGGCACTTTTACCGCATGCACGGACGCTGGGAGACGAAATGCACCTGGTGGTACGGGATGCGGTGCGAGGGAGACGAAACGCCCGTTCCGCAGACCGAGGAGGATATCACGGAAACGAGATGGATGCAGGGTACGGAGCTGTGGCAGGCGGTTGCCGGCAGCTACGGAACGATACGGGAGGTCTTCGACGCCTGGACAAAAAAGGAGTGA
- the argS gene encoding arginine--tRNA ligase: MNIENYIEQAAARAVERLYPQAAGAPIQIQRTRREFEGDYTLVVFPLLKASRKAPEATAAEIGEALVAGDNGIESYNVVKGFLNMTLRRSFWNEKIAEIASDDHFGYGEPTGRTVMVEYSSPNTNKPLHLGHIRNNLLGYSVAEILKANGNRVIKANLVNDRGIHICKSMLAWQKFGGGETPASSGMKGDHLVGKYYVEFDRHYKEEVRELVAQGQSEEEAKRNAPIMREAQEMLRRWEAKEPETYALWETMNGWVYDGFDKTYAALGIDFDKTYYESQTYLLGKELVEEGLRKGVFYRRPDNSVWIDLTADGLDEKLLLRGDGTSVYMTQDLGTAYRRFEDNRLDELIYVVGNEQNYHFQVLKLVLKKLGYEAWSDHIFHLSYGMVELPEGKMKSREGTVVDADDLIEDMVSTAMEMSRELGKLDDATPEEAADISRMVGLGALKYFILKVDPKKTMLFDPRESIDFNGNTGPFIQYTHARICSVLRKAGEAGIAYANDHADVPLVAEEIELIKTLDEFPATVRQAGDTYSPSVIANYIYDLAKSYNGYYHDHSILREENEAVRAFRLRLSCEVARVIRRGMRLLGIEVPERM; encoded by the coding sequence ATGAACATAGAAAACTACATCGAACAGGCCGCCGCCCGCGCAGTGGAACGCCTCTACCCGCAGGCCGCCGGCGCCCCCATCCAGATACAGCGCACCCGCAGGGAGTTCGAGGGCGACTATACGCTCGTGGTATTCCCCCTGCTCAAGGCGAGCCGCAAGGCACCCGAAGCCACGGCAGCGGAGATTGGCGAGGCACTCGTTGCCGGCGACAACGGTATCGAATCGTACAACGTAGTCAAAGGCTTCCTGAACATGACGCTACGCCGCAGCTTCTGGAATGAGAAAATTGCGGAAATCGCGTCGGACGACCACTTCGGATACGGAGAACCGACTGGCCGCACCGTCATGGTGGAATATTCATCGCCCAACACCAACAAGCCCCTCCACTTGGGGCACATCCGCAACAACCTGCTCGGTTATTCGGTAGCGGAGATTCTCAAGGCCAACGGCAACCGGGTCATCAAGGCCAACCTCGTGAACGACCGCGGCATCCACATCTGCAAAAGCATGCTGGCATGGCAGAAGTTCGGCGGCGGGGAAACGCCCGCCTCGAGCGGCATGAAGGGCGACCATCTGGTAGGAAAATACTACGTGGAGTTCGACCGCCACTACAAGGAGGAGGTCCGAGAGCTCGTCGCACAGGGCCAGAGCGAGGAAGAGGCGAAGCGCAATGCTCCCATCATGCGCGAGGCGCAGGAGATGCTGCGCCGCTGGGAGGCGAAAGAGCCGGAAACCTATGCCCTGTGGGAGACCATGAACGGCTGGGTGTACGACGGCTTCGACAAAACCTACGCCGCGCTGGGCATCGACTTCGACAAGACCTATTACGAATCGCAGACCTACCTGCTGGGCAAGGAGCTGGTGGAAGAGGGACTCCGCAAAGGGGTCTTCTACCGCCGTCCCGACAACTCGGTGTGGATAGACCTCACCGCCGACGGGCTGGACGAAAAACTGCTGTTGCGCGGCGACGGCACCTCGGTCTACATGACGCAGGACCTCGGCACGGCCTACCGCCGTTTCGAGGACAACCGCCTCGACGAACTCATCTACGTGGTGGGCAACGAGCAGAATTACCACTTCCAGGTCCTCAAACTCGTACTGAAAAAGCTCGGCTACGAGGCATGGAGCGACCACATCTTCCACCTCTCCTACGGCATGGTGGAACTGCCCGAAGGAAAAATGAAGTCGCGCGAAGGAACGGTCGTGGATGCCGACGACCTGATTGAAGATATGGTATCGACCGCCATGGAGATGTCGCGCGAACTGGGCAAGCTGGACGACGCCACCCCCGAAGAGGCCGCCGACATCAGCCGCATGGTGGGACTCGGGGCACTCAAATACTTCATTCTCAAGGTTGACCCCAAGAAGACCATGCTTTTCGACCCGCGCGAATCCATCGACTTCAACGGCAATACGGGGCCTTTCATCCAGTACACCCATGCACGCATCTGCTCGGTGCTGCGCAAGGCCGGAGAGGCCGGCATCGCCTATGCGAACGACCATGCCGACGTACCGCTCGTGGCGGAGGAGATTGAACTCATCAAGACGCTCGACGAATTCCCGGCCACTGTGCGGCAGGCGGGCGACACCTATTCGCCCTCGGTCATTGCCAACTATATCTACGACCTGGCCAAATCATACAACGGCTACTATCACGACCACTCCATCCTGCGCGAGGAGAACGAGGCCGTCCGTGCTTTCCGGCTTCGCCTGAGCTGCGAGGTGGCCCGCGTCATCCGGCGCGGCATGCGCCTGCTCGGCATCGAAGTCCCGGAAAGGATGTAA
- a CDS encoding M56 family metallopeptidase: MQAFIWYLLKVGICLAAFWLLYRLLLSRDTFHGLNRAVLLASTVLAFLIPAGFITLPADAPGPEPYTAITPIGDEFRTDRIRTAPTPEPLAEPQAAEPDRPVSAEHRPLLPTLIACLFWSGAAVSLLRMLASVTEILRTVRAGERTRLDRHTVLVHTADHTVPFSWMRYIVLPRSDCGNHEEQIIAHERAHLRLGHSWDLLLLDAAGCLQWFNPFMRFLRRELRNVHEYEADRAVLQAGFNPKTYQMLLIKKAAGAGRYSVADGLGHSNLKKRITMMLKKDSESRARWKVLAMLPLACLALTAFAQRECGKDNIIYTDESHITLEYPSAEGTVSKQLHVLFNDSKTPARYLCADLSFNRFADIHTATLTVRPTNWADRTYNPNRFYIALDRTREPKAYDDIFDIVREYAPELYATIPTEYLQYPIPSELRFNKGWYTLQLHIGGGDTKNTLQQYNNIITLESEAKEDGNPALQYTYVTIPTQTIRMDTKGNSYIDDTPIPFAQLENALLTRFAEQGVLLSDEDVFFNNLYVITDDKTQWKDFLRIKTALEKDSDYLWSVGLADDMSFWGGVNQHIETSPYLSYPQASGIHVPYYAYFNPQGSVEAARNHLIEITVTGNNIAVNGKKSRLQRLSRDLMREAERNGFPMSEMMIGIWPADNAEVGTVQAAKYEASRLVPKYLVLVVEDYGKGGEIVRVNGQS, from the coding sequence ATGCAAGCGTTTATTTGGTATCTGCTCAAGGTCGGCATTTGCCTTGCGGCATTCTGGCTGCTTTACAGGCTCCTCCTCAGCCGCGACACCTTCCACGGCCTCAACCGGGCGGTACTTCTCGCCTCGACGGTGCTCGCCTTCCTCATTCCGGCCGGATTCATCACCCTTCCCGCCGACGCCCCCGGCCCCGAACCCTATACCGCCATCACCCCCATCGGAGACGAATTCCGAACCGACCGTATCCGAACGGCTCCGACACCCGAACCGCTCGCGGAGCCACAGGCGGCGGAACCGGACAGGCCCGTATCCGCCGAACACCGCCCGCTCCTCCCGACGCTCATCGCCTGCCTCTTCTGGAGCGGTGCGGCGGTCTCGCTGCTGCGCATGCTGGCCTCCGTCACCGAAATCCTCCGAACGGTACGCGCCGGCGAACGAACGCGCCTCGACAGGCATACCGTGCTCGTACATACAGCGGACCATACCGTACCGTTCAGCTGGATGCGCTACATCGTCCTCCCGCGCAGCGACTGCGGGAACCACGAAGAACAAATTATCGCCCACGAACGGGCACACCTCCGCCTCGGCCACTCCTGGGATTTGCTTCTGCTCGACGCGGCGGGATGTCTGCAATGGTTCAATCCATTCATGCGGTTTCTGAGACGGGAACTGCGAAACGTGCACGAATACGAGGCCGACCGGGCCGTACTGCAAGCAGGATTCAATCCGAAAACGTATCAGATGCTTTTGATAAAGAAGGCCGCCGGCGCTGGCCGCTATTCCGTTGCCGACGGCCTCGGTCACAGTAACCTCAAAAAAAGAATTACCATGATGCTCAAAAAAGATTCCGAGTCACGCGCCCGCTGGAAAGTCCTCGCCATGCTGCCGCTCGCATGCCTCGCCCTCACCGCATTCGCCCAAAGGGAATGCGGCAAAGATAACATTATTTACACGGACGAATCCCATATCACCCTGGAGTATCCATCCGCAGAAGGCACCGTATCGAAGCAACTCCATGTTCTTTTCAACGATAGCAAAACCCCTGCACGATACCTTTGCGCCGATTTAAGTTTCAACCGTTTCGCCGACATACACACGGCCACACTCACTGTGCGACCGACGAATTGGGCCGACCGGACCTACAACCCCAACCGTTTCTACATCGCCCTTGACCGAACAAGAGAACCGAAAGCGTACGACGATATCTTCGATATCGTCCGGGAATATGCGCCGGAACTCTATGCGACCATCCCGACCGAATATCTGCAATACCCCATCCCATCGGAACTGCGATTCAACAAAGGCTGGTACACCCTGCAGCTCCACATAGGAGGCGGAGATACCAAGAACACCCTGCAGCAATATAATAACATCATTACACTCGAATCCGAAGCCAAAGAGGACGGAAATCCGGCGCTGCAATACACCTACGTAACCATTCCTACCCAGACGATACGCATGGATACGAAAGGAAACTCCTATATCGACGATACACCTATCCCCTTCGCACAACTGGAGAACGCCTTGCTTACCCGGTTTGCCGAACAGGGAGTGCTTCTCTCCGACGAAGACGTTTTCTTTAACAACCTTTATGTTATCACCGACGATAAGACCCAATGGAAAGACTTTCTGCGCATCAAAACAGCCCTTGAAAAGGACAGCGACTACCTATGGTCTGTAGGACTCGCCGATGACATGAGTTTTTGGGGTGGAGTCAACCAGCATATCGAAACCTCTCCTTATCTATCGTATCCGCAAGCTTCTGGAATACACGTTCCCTATTATGCCTATTTCAACCCTCAAGGGTCGGTTGAAGCAGCACGCAATCACCTGATAGAAATAACAGTCACAGGCAACAACATTGCCGTGAACGGAAAAAAGAGCCGCCTTCAAAGACTCTCCCGAGACCTCATGCGGGAAGCGGAACGGAACGGCTTTCCGATGAGCGAAATGATGATAGGCATTTGGCCTGCCGACAATGCGGAAGTCGGTACGGTGCAGGCAGCCAAATACGAAGCGAGCCGACTGGTGCCCAAATACCTCGTACTGGTCGTCGAGGATTACGGCAAGGGCGGAGAAATCGTCCGGGTAAACGGACAGTCCTGA
- the dusB gene encoding tRNA dihydrouridine synthase DusB, whose amino-acid sequence MKIAGIEFRERPLFLAPMEDVTDPSFRYMCKGFGADMVYTEFISSDGLVREGAKSVAKLNISDGERPVGIQIYGHLIEPMVESARIAEAARPDVIDINFGCPVRKIAGRGAGSGMMRDVPLMVEMTRRIVEAVKVPVTVKTRLGWDEEHRNIEEIALRLQDAGIAALTIHGRTRAQMYTGEADWTLIGRVKNNPLMKIPVIGNGDIDSPQRAAEAFDRYGVDGVMIGRATYGRPWIFREIRHYLDTGELLPQPSVCERVEIAKRHLAKSVEVKGERVGVLEMRRHLSNYFKGLPDFKPTRLQLVTLTDVNEINATLDYIAQEWGGADLSGAVPPPLSHGI is encoded by the coding sequence ATGAAGATAGCCGGGATAGAATTCCGCGAGCGGCCCCTCTTCCTCGCACCGATGGAGGATGTGACCGACCCCTCGTTCCGTTACATGTGCAAGGGTTTCGGGGCGGACATGGTCTATACGGAGTTCATCTCCTCGGACGGGCTCGTGCGCGAAGGGGCGAAGTCGGTGGCGAAACTTAATATCAGCGACGGGGAGCGTCCGGTGGGAATACAGATTTACGGTCATCTGATAGAACCGATGGTCGAATCGGCCCGCATCGCCGAGGCGGCCCGTCCGGATGTCATCGACATCAATTTCGGTTGTCCTGTCCGCAAGATAGCGGGCCGCGGAGCCGGGAGCGGCATGATGCGCGACGTGCCGCTGATGGTGGAGATGACACGGCGGATTGTGGAGGCGGTGAAGGTACCGGTGACGGTGAAGACGCGTCTGGGCTGGGACGAGGAGCACAGGAACATCGAGGAGATAGCCCTGCGTTTGCAGGACGCGGGCATCGCCGCGCTCACCATCCACGGCCGCACGCGGGCCCAGATGTACACGGGGGAGGCGGACTGGACGCTGATAGGACGCGTGAAGAACAATCCGCTGATGAAGATACCCGTCATAGGCAACGGCGACATCGACTCGCCGCAGCGGGCGGCGGAGGCGTTCGACCGCTACGGTGTGGACGGGGTGATGATAGGCCGCGCCACCTATGGCCGCCCGTGGATATTCCGCGAGATAAGGCACTACCTCGATACGGGCGAACTGCTTCCGCAACCCTCCGTCTGCGAACGGGTGGAAATCGCCAAACGGCACCTGGCCAAATCGGTCGAGGTGAAAGGCGAACGGGTCGGAGTGCTGGAGATGCGCCGCCATCTGTCCAATTATTTCAAGGGACTGCCCGATTTCAAGCCTACCCGGCTGCAGTTGGTTACGCTGACCGATGTGAACGAAATCAACGCCACGCTCGATTATATCGCGCAGGAGTGGGGCGGAGCGGACCTTTCGGGTGCGGTTCCGCCGCCGCTGTCGCACGGAATATAG
- a CDS encoding S9 family peptidase, with protein MAAAVTVSCSGDGSRKNQIVPLDIDSNMTEAEIRAGILTPEVMWKMGRVGESVLSPDGKSVVYSVTWYNMQENRGLSHLYLMPSEGGEPQQLTVDAVYDHSPQWSADGKTIYFLSDRTGEGQIWAIGTNGKRIHQVSDIKGGIEGFGIAPKGDHFYYVQNVHVADIESKDVYPDLDKSKGLIYNDLMTRHWDYWDRGYYKHVFVGKFDGKEAHAGKEAHAGKDIMPGEAWDAPLAPYFDMKEISWNNAGTQLAYTCKKMTGTKYAQSTDSDIFVYDVAKGTVTNINKAGTPDDPRLKIAPAFPGYDKYPVFSPDDRYIAFQSMRRPGNESDKDRLFVWDSTDGSFRDLTEAFDYNSYNLVWKDNGTILFLSPIEATRQLCSVNVEGIPAVEVITRGDHDITAFTYSNGVCVAEKVSISQGTELYRVDNGALNQLTFVNKHIYDNVKMGEVQKRWIATTDGKKMLTWVILPPDFDPNQKYPTLLYCQGGPQDVVSQFWSYRWNFQLMAAQGYVVVAPNRRGVPSFGQEWLDQISGDYSGQNIRDYLSAIDDVAREPWVDRDRLGCVGASYGGYSVYYLAGQHEGRFKAFISHCGIFDFDSMYGSTEELFFINNDYGGPYWDKENAVAQRSYAHSPHRFVQNWDTPILIITGLNDFRIPYTQSLEAFTGARVQGIPARFVAFENENHQVFQPQNSLVWNREFFGWLDKYVKGEQ; from the coding sequence ATGGCAGCAGCGGTAACAGTATCCTGCTCGGGCGACGGTTCCCGCAAGAACCAAATCGTACCGCTCGACATCGACAGCAACATGACCGAAGCAGAAATCCGGGCGGGAATACTCACCCCGGAGGTCATGTGGAAAATGGGACGCGTGGGCGAGAGCGTACTGTCGCCCGACGGCAAGAGCGTGGTTTACAGCGTGACATGGTATAACATGCAGGAGAACCGCGGCCTGTCACACCTCTATCTCATGCCCTCGGAGGGCGGCGAGCCCCAACAGCTCACCGTCGATGCGGTCTATGACCACTCGCCCCAGTGGAGTGCCGACGGCAAGACCATCTACTTCCTCAGCGACCGTACCGGCGAAGGTCAGATATGGGCCATCGGTACCAACGGCAAGAGGATACATCAGGTATCCGATATAAAAGGCGGCATCGAAGGATTCGGCATCGCCCCGAAAGGTGACCATTTTTATTACGTACAGAACGTACACGTAGCCGACATCGAATCGAAGGACGTCTATCCCGACCTCGACAAATCGAAGGGCCTCATCTACAACGACCTCATGACGCGCCACTGGGACTATTGGGACAGGGGTTACTACAAACACGTATTCGTCGGCAAATTCGACGGCAAGGAGGCCCATGCCGGCAAGGAGGCCCATGCCGGCAAGGACATCATGCCCGGCGAAGCATGGGACGCACCGCTGGCCCCCTACTTCGACATGAAGGAAATCTCGTGGAACAACGCCGGCACGCAGCTCGCCTACACCTGCAAGAAGATGACCGGTACGAAATACGCACAGTCCACCGATTCGGACATCTTCGTCTACGACGTGGCGAAAGGTACCGTCACCAACATCAACAAGGCAGGAACACCCGACGACCCGCGCCTGAAAATCGCCCCGGCTTTCCCCGGCTACGACAAATACCCCGTATTCTCGCCCGACGACCGTTACATCGCCTTCCAGAGCATGCGCCGTCCGGGCAACGAATCGGACAAGGACCGCCTCTTCGTATGGGACAGCACGGACGGTTCGTTCCGCGACCTGACCGAAGCCTTCGATTACAACTCCTACAATCTCGTATGGAAAGATAACGGCACCATCCTCTTCCTTTCGCCCATCGAAGCCACCCGCCAGCTCTGCTCGGTGAATGTCGAGGGCATACCTGCCGTAGAGGTCATCACGCGCGGCGACCACGACATCACCGCCTTCACCTATTCCAACGGCGTATGCGTCGCGGAAAAGGTGAGCATCTCGCAGGGAACGGAGCTCTACCGCGTGGACAACGGCGCCCTCAACCAGCTGACCTTCGTGAACAAGCACATTTACGACAACGTGAAGATGGGCGAAGTACAGAAACGCTGGATAGCGACCACCGACGGCAAGAAGATGCTGACATGGGTGATACTTCCCCCCGACTTCGACCCGAACCAGAAGTACCCCACCCTGCTCTATTGCCAGGGCGGTCCGCAGGACGTGGTGAGCCAGTTCTGGAGCTACCGCTGGAACTTCCAGCTCATGGCCGCCCAGGGCTATGTGGTCGTAGCCCCGAACCGCCGCGGCGTACCTTCGTTCGGACAGGAGTGGCTCGACCAGATTTCGGGTGATTACAGCGGCCAGAACATCCGCGACTACCTCAGCGCCATCGACGACGTGGCCCGGGAACCGTGGGTAGACCGCGACCGTCTCGGATGCGTCGGCGCAAGCTACGGCGGTTACTCGGTATATTACCTCGCCGGGCAGCACGAAGGCCGGTTCAAGGCGTTCATATCGCACTGCGGCATCTTCGACTTCGACAGCATGTACGGCTCGACCGAGGAGCTCTTCTTCATCAACAACGATTACGGCGGCCCCTACTGGGACAAGGAGAACGCCGTGGCACAGCGTTCCTACGCCCACTCGCCGCACCGCTTCGTACAGAACTGGGATACTCCTATCCTCATCATCACGGGCCTCAACGACTTCCGTATCCCCTATACCCAGAGCCTGGAGGCCTTCACGGGCGCACGGGTACAGGGCATACCGGCCCGCTTCGTAGCGTTCGAAAACGAAAACCATCAGGTTTTCCAGCCCCAGAACTCGCTCGTATGGAACCGCGAATTCTTCGGCTGGCTCGACAAATACGTCAAGGGAGAGCAATAG
- a CDS encoding SRPBCC family protein — MEKYESRQQQIRRPAEQIYSVISDFNNFTPVVQGHVEDWTADETSCSFKVKGMTMRLRMVDKVPNDYVKVTGDERSPLDFIFWIQLKQVGDYDTRMRLVLHAKLNMVMKMMIGSKLQQGLDQMAEQMAKAFNGEF; from the coding sequence ATGGAAAAATACGAAAGCCGGCAACAGCAGATACGCCGTCCGGCAGAGCAGATTTATTCGGTAATCAGCGACTTCAACAATTTTACCCCCGTCGTGCAGGGACATGTCGAGGATTGGACGGCGGACGAGACGAGCTGTTCGTTCAAGGTAAAGGGGATGACGATGCGTCTGCGGATGGTGGACAAGGTACCGAACGACTATGTCAAGGTGACCGGCGACGAACGTTCGCCGCTCGACTTTATTTTCTGGATACAGCTCAAGCAGGTGGGCGATTACGATACGCGTATGCGGCTGGTGCTGCATGCCAAGCTCAACATGGTGATGAAGATGATGATAGGGTCCAAGTTGCAGCAGGGACTCGACCAGATGGCCGAGCAGATGGCCAAGGCGTTCAACGGGGAATTCTGA